From Streptomyces sp. NBC_01551:
TGGACCGCCCTGTACGCGGACCCGGACTCCGAGCTCGACCTCCACCGCCTCGGCGAGGTCCTCACGGACGTCGCGGAACTCGTCTGGCGCTGGCGCAACGACCACCTGGTCGCCACCCGCCGCGCGATGGGCGCGAAGACGGGCACGGGCGGCTCGGCGGGCGTCACCTGGCTGGAGAAGCGGGCCCAGAAGAACGTCTTCCCGGAACTCTGGACGGCGCGCAGCTATGTCTGACGCTCCCGCGCTCCAGCAGCAGGCTGCCGACCTCGACGCCACCGACGACCTGGCCAAACTCCGCGACCGCTTCACCCTCCCGGACGGCCTCGTCTACCTCGACGGCAACTCCCTCGGCGCCCTCCCGGAGGGAGTCGCGGCGGCCACGGCCGACGTCGTGCACCGCCAGTGGGGCGAGCTCCTCATCCGCTCCTGGGACGAATCCGCCTGGTGGACCGCCCCGGAACGCATCGGCGACAAACTCAGCCCCCTGATCGGCGCGGCCCCCGGCCAGACGGTCGTGGGCGACTCCACCAGCGTCAACCTCTTCAAGGCCCTGGTCGGCGCGGCCCGCCTGGCCCCGCCCGGCCGCACGCGGATGCTGGTCGACGCGAACACCTTCCCCACCGACGGCTACATCGCGGCCTCGGCCGCCCGGATGACCGGCCTCCACGTCGTCCCGGTCGACCCGTCCGTCGCCGCGGAGGCGATGGGCGAGGACACCGCCGTCGTCCTCCTCAACCACGTCGACTACCGCACCGGCCGCCTGCACGACCTCCCCGCCCTCACCCGGGCGGCCCACGCGACCGGCGCGATCTCCGTCTGGGACCTCTGCCACAGCGCCGGCGCCCTCCCGGTCGGCCTCGACGCGCACCAGGTCGACCTCGCGGTCGGCTGTACGTACAAGTACCTGAACGGCGGACCCGGCTCCCCGGCGTACCTCTACATAGCCGCCCGCCACCAGGACGCCTTCGACTCCCCGCTCCCCGGCTGGAACGGTCACGCGGACCCCTTCGCGATGACCTCGGGCTACACCCCGGCCGACGGCGCGGTGCGGGGGCGGGTCGGGACCCCCGACATCCTCTCCATGCTCGCCCTGGAGGCCGCCCTCGACGCGTGGGACGGCGTCTCGATCGAGCAGGTCCGGGCGAAGTCGCTGGCCCTGACCGACTTCTTCCTCGACTGCGTCGCCGCGTACGTCCCGGAAGGCAAGGTCCAGGCCGTCACGCCGGCCGAGCACGCCCGCCGCGGCAGCCAGGTCTCCCTGCGCGCCGAGAACGCGGCGGAGATCATGCGCGAGCTGATCGCGCGCGGCGTCGTCGGGGACTTCCGCGCCCCGGACGTCCTGCGCTTCGGCTTCACCCCGCTCTACGTCGGTTTCGCCGACGTGGAGCGTGCCGCCCGGACACTGGGTCACATTTTCGGGTGACGTAGCGGCGAAACGTCACCTCGCGGGGTGACACCGGCGCGGGCGGGGCCTCTGGCTCCGCCCGCGCCCGTCTGAGCCCCTCCCCGGGCCCGTGATCACGCCCGTCCCGCCACGGAACGGCGTGTTCCAGCCTGATACGGTCCCGCTCTGCCGGAACACCGGAACACGTGTCCCGTGTGTACCTTCCGATGCCTCCTGTACCCCCTGTCCCGCGCGTTACCGAGAGGTTGAGCCATGACGGACCCCGCGGACCCCGCAGTCGAACGGGACGCCGCCGAGGCCGCCTCGGCCTTCTCCCACCCGCCGGTCCGGCCCGACGCCAGCGCCGCGTACGGGGAGCACCCCGACCAGGTGGTGGACTTCTACGCCCCGCGCGGCGAGACCACCCACGAGCTGGGGTCGGCCCCGCTGGTGGTCGTCCTGCACGGCGGCGCGTGGCGGGCCCCGTACGACCGCCAGCACGTCACCCCCTTCGCGGATTTCCTGGCCCGGCGGGGTTTCGCCGTCGCCAATGTCGAGTACCGGCGCGGGAGTTCCCTGCCGCACCAGGGGGGCGAGGGGCCGGTGGCGGGGCGCTGGCCCGAGACCTTCGACGATGTCGCCGCCGCCATGGACGCGCTCCCCGGGCTGGCGGGGAGCGCGCTGCCGCAGGCGGATGTACGGAGGGTCGTGGTGACGGGCCACTCCGCCGGCGGCCACCTCGCCCTGTGGGCGGCCGCCCGGCACGTCCTCCCGGCCGACGCTCCCGCCGGCTGGAGGCTGCCTTCCCCGCCGCAGCTGCGCGGCGTGGTGGCGCTGGCCCCCATCGCGGACTTCGCGGTGGCGGAGGATCTGGGAGTGTGTGGCGGGGCGTCGGCGCAGTTGCTCGGCGGGAAGGAGTACTTCGCCGGGCGCCTGCCGTACGCCGATCCGGCGGCGTTGCTGCCGACGGGGATCGCGACGGCGCTGGTGCAGGGGCGGGACGACATCGTGGTCCCGGAGCAGGTCGCGGAGTCGTACGTTGCTGCCGCCGCTCAGGCGGGCGAGCTGGTCGGGCTGACGCTGCTGGACGGGGTCGGGCACTTCCCGCTGATCGACCCGGCGGCGGATGCCTGCGCGGTGGTTTCCGAGGAGATCTCGCAGCTGGCCTGGTAGAGGCAGGCGGCGCGGTGGAGGAGGAGGGCGTGGACGAAGCGGTCTTCGGAGGTGGGCCTGCTCCTCCAGGTCAGCGGCCAGGACCCTTCCAGCGCGGGGATCGGGATGTACGTCTGCCGGCGCGGGCCTGAGGTCAGCCGGGTGAATCCGGGGGGCCAGATCCGGTACGCGGCGCTGCCGACCGGGATCAGGAAGTAGACCGGCCGCCTGCCGTTGCTCTGCGTGAGGATCGGGCCGGGGTCACCGCCCGTGAGCGTGACGAGGAGATCGGCGAGGTTCTGTCCGGTGTCACCGTCCACACGTAGAGCGTCAAATTGCACTCCTGCCTTGCGGATTCCGATGCCTGTTGCTGGAACCCAGCTGGGGACAGGGGAGTTGGGGGTGAGCGGGCGGTGACTTTCGGTGTTCATGGGACCAGCTTGAAGGTTCAGGTCTACCGTTTTCCAGAGCGTGGGCTCTACTGCCGAATCGGTAGGGTTTCGGGCCCCGCTGGTTGATTCTGGTTGAGTCCGGTTGAGTGGGGTGAGCCCGTGGCGAAGGCGGCCAACAAGGTGTCGGCGGGTGGGGTGGCGCGGCTCGTGTCCCACCTGGTGAGGGCGTTCCGGGAGCGGGAACGGCTGACCCAGAAGGAGCTGGGGGCGATGATCGGCTACTCGGCGGCGGCGATCAGCGCCCTGGAGACGGGGGCGCAGCCGCCGAGCGACGACATGCTGGTCAAGCTTGAGGCCGTCATCGGGGACGGGATGGGGGTGTTCGAGCTGGCGCGGGAGCTGCTTTTACTGGAGAAGTATCCGGTGCGCTTCCGGCAGTTCTCCCAGCTGGAGGCGACGGCGTTCGCCATCTCCTCGTATGAGACCCACGTGGTGGATGGCCTCTTTCAGACCGAGGACTACGCCCGGGCGCTGATCCGTGGCGGCTATCCGCCAGTGTCGGAGGCAAAGGTCGAGGAGCTGGTCGAGGCGCGGATGGTCCGCAAAGCGCTCTTCGATCGCGACCCGATGGCGATGATCGAGCTGATCCTCGACGAGTCCGTCCTGCTGAGGCCCTTCGGCTCGTGGGAGATCCATCGCGGACAGCTGCGGTCCCTCGTCAAGGATGCCCAGCGCGTCAACGTCACCGTGCAGGTCCTGCCCTTGGAACGCGGCCTGAAGGGCTCCTATGCGGGAGACCGCGGTGCCATGAAGCTGGTGGAGACGAAGGACCACGACCACGTGGTCTACATGGAAATCGAGGACGAGAGCATCCTCGTGAGCAACCGGGCCACGGTGTCCGGACTGGCCCATCGGTATGCGAAGATCCGCGCACAGGCCCTCAGCCCGGACGAATCCCTGGGCCTCATCGAGCGGTTGGCGGGAGAACCGAAATGAGCACCAGCACCCTGCGGTGGTTCAAGTCGAGCTACAGCGACAGCGGCGGCGCTGACTGCGTCGAGGTGGCCTACGACTGGCACAAGTCGAGCCACAGCGACAGCGGCGGCGGCAACTGCGTCGAGGTGGCGAGCTGCCCGCACGCCGTGCACGTGCGGGACTCCAAGGCCCTCGGCCCCACGTTCGCGGTAGCGCCAACGGCCTGGGCGGACTTCGCCGGCTGGGCCGCGCACGCCTGACCGGGTCCTATCTGCCGGGGCCCGGCAGCGCGGTGCGCAGGTCGGTGATTTCGTAGCCCTCGGAGTGGAGCAGGGCGATGATGTCCGGGAGGGCGAGGGCGTCGATGACGTCCGCGCCCGTGTTCTGCGTGCCCACGTGCATCTGCACGATCTGGCCCGGGGTCAGGGTGTCGGCGACGCGGGAGACGGCCTCCTTGACGGTCATGCCGCCCTCGGTGCCGAGGTAGCCCTTGGTGTCGAGGGTGAATTCGACGTTGGTCCAACCGCGTGCGTTGGCGGCGGCGATGCCCTGTTCCGTGACTTCGCTGTACGGGAAGCGGAAGAACGGGGCCGGGGCGGCGCCGCTCCCGGTGCGGATCGCCCGGTCGGCCCGGTCCATCTCCTGCTCGGCCTCGCGGAGCGTGATGTCGCGGAAGTGGGGGTGGGTGTGGGAGTGGTTGCCGATCCCGTGGCCGGCGGCGGTGATGTCGCGCAGGGCTTGGGGGTGGGCCTCGGCGAACTCTCCCGTGACGAAGAAGGTCGCGGGGGCGCGGCGGCCGCGCAGGGTGGCGAGGACGTCCGCGAGGCCGTCCTCGTTCCAGGCGGCGTTGAAGGTGAGGGCCGCGACGCGCCGGTCGGTGGGGATGCGGCGGACCTCCTCACCGTCGAGTTCACCCGCGGCGGCGGCGGCGGACGGGGCGGCGGTCGAGGCCAGCAGGGCGGTGAGGCCGAGGAGCGCGGCGCGGCGCGTGAGGGGGTTCGAGTGCACAGGGTCGATCGTGTCGCGGCCCGGGAGCCGGCCCCCGAACCCGGCCGGGACGCGCCGAGCGCGCTCGCCCGTTCGGGGGCGGGGAGGGGCGGGGTTCCCGTACCCGGGATCGCGCAGGACCCCCGGGGGCCCGGCCAGTCCGAGTGTTCTCCCGGGTCGGCGGCCGGCCTCAAGGGCGCTCCCTCCGGTCGCGTCGCTACGCGATGGCCTTCGGCCACCCTTGACCCCGACCACCGCCCCGGAACGACACAGACTGTCCGGGCCCCCGGGGGAGGCGGGCAGGGCGCACCGCCCGTCCGTTCCGTCCGCCGTCCCCTTTCGCACCCTTTCGCGGTGCGCGCGACCGATCGCTACGCGCTCCTGTCGGCTTGGCGTCCGCCGGCCGTCCGGGGCTGGACACAGACGTCCCGGGAGGGCCGGTTGGCGCTGTCACCGAGTAGGGACGGAATGGGGACGATTCCGTCGACGAATTGGCTTGCAGCGAGGGGAGTTGATGGGGGAAAGTTGCTGCTGCACATGATCAACAAGGCGCCCGCAAACGCGCCTGAACTCAGGGGGAAGACAGTGCAGATCCGCAGGAAGATAGCGACCGCAGCCGTCACGATCGCGGTGGCGGGAACCGGCATGATCGCCGGTACCGGTTCGGCCTTCGCCGGCACCAACGGCCAGCAGATCACGATCGACGACGCCTCCGGGCGGGCCCGGTCGGTCTACGTCCAGGGCAGCAACCAGAACGGCTCGTACGTGGGCCGGTGCTTCAACGTCAACCCGAACTCCTCCACGTCGCTGGGCGGCTGGTGGTGGAAGAACGACGTCAGCGTGACCGCGTTCTCGTACAGCAACTGTGGTGCCGGGCGCTTCTACTACAAGAACACCTGGATCAACACCACCCAGAGCTGGGGCGACTACCAGGTCGTCTCGGTTCACTGATCCCCTGCGCCCCGGCCGTGACCACGGCCGGGGCGTCCGGTTTCATGCGGGGATGACGGCCAGACCGGCCTCCGCGATCTTCACGTCGTCCGACCAGTGGCCGCCCGAGACGCCGATCCCGCCGACGAGCCGGCCCTCGACGACGATCGGCAGCCCACCGCCGAACGTGACGAGGCGGTCGATCCCGGTCCGGGCCCCCACCGACAGCTGGGGGTCGTTCTCGGCGAACTCGTGCCAGTCGGTGGTGCTCAACCCGAAGGCGGCCGCCGTGTAGGCCTTGTCCTGGGCGATCTGGATGGTCATCAGCCCCGAGCCGTCCATCCGCGCGAACGCGCTGAGGTGGCCGGACTCGTCGACCACGGCGACGGAGAACAGCAGGTCGGTCTCCCGTGCGGCCGCGAGGGCGGCGTCGACGATGGCACGGGCCAGTTCATTGCTGAGGGCGGGCCGAACGCGAACGGTCACAACAGACTCCTCGTAAAGGTGGGGTTCGTATGCATGCAGCTAACAGCATGCGAATAGCTCTACGCAAGCTGCCTGGTGTCTTGGCGGTTACTGGCCCCCGCTCCTACACTCGGCGCATGCACTACTCCGAGCGCCTGTTGGCCCACATCAAGCAGGCCGAACGCATCACGCAGGCCGCGAAGGAGGCCGCGGTGCGGGAGGCGGGGATCACCGCCGCGCAGCAGGCCGCGCTCGCCGTGCTCAGCGACAACCCGGGGATCAACGCGGCGGAACTCGCGCGGCGGCTCTCGGTGACCCCGCAGACGATGAACAGCCTGCTCGGCCGACTGGAGTCCCGCGGCCTGATCGCCCGCAACCCGCACCCGATACACGGCACGCTGATCGAGATCCGCATGACCGAGCGCGGCCGGGAGGTCTTCGCCGAAGCCGACGCCCTGGTGGCAAAGCTCGACGCCCGCCTGGCCGAGGGTCTCTCCGAAGCCGAGTCGGCCGCCGTCCGCGACCTCCTCGCCCGCATCGTCCGCAACGCCGAGTCCCAGCCCTGACCGCTTCCCCGTGGACCACGGGCGATTCGCAGTCGCGATCTCACGGGAGCGCGTAGCGATCGTTGGCGGCTTGTGCCCGGCCACAGCTGGTCCGCGGCCGCCGTCGCGCGGGAGCGCGTAGCGATCTGCGGCGTCACGCGTCTTCCGGCGACATGACGGGGTGCCGCCGCATGGCACACGTTCCCCCTGGGCGTCCTTTGTTGGGGCTGCCCGCCAGGCGTTCATGCCTGCCGGGCCGGCGCGGCCGGTCAAGGGTGGCCGCAGGCCATCGCGGAGCGACGCGAGCGCAGCGAGCGCCCTTGACGGGACGGGTCGGACCGGTGAACACCCTTGGCTGGCGGGCGGCCCCAACGCCTCGGCCGCTCGATGCGGCTCGGACGAATCCGGCCCCTCCGACGCCGCCCGGCCTCCGACGCCGCCCGGCCATACGGCGAAGGGGCCCGGCACACGCGTGGTGTGCCGGGCCCCTTCCGTGTTTGCGTGCCTCAGGCGCGGACGCCGCCGCGGCGGCGGGTGCCGAGCCAGGCGGCCGCGCCGCCGAGGGCGACGAGGACGGCGGCCAGGCCGGCGTAGAGGCCGGAGTTGGAGTCGGAGCCGGTGTGGGCGAGGGAGCCCGAGGCCTGGGTGGTGCCGCCTGCGGGCGCGGCGGCCGGGGAGGAGGACGCGGCCGAGGAGCCGGAGCCCGTCTGCGAGGACGTCTGGGAGGTCTGGGTGTTGGAGCCGGCCGGCTTGGCGGGCTTGGACTGCTCGGGCTTGGTGGCGGCCTGCTTGGCCGGGGCCAGCTTGAAGTCCGTGGCGGTGGTGGAGAAGGTCTTGGACCTGTTCTCCGCCAGGGCGACGTCCGCCTGAAGGGTGACAAGGGTGGGCTGGGTGACCTGCGTCTTGGGGCCGAGCTTGACCTGGAGCGCGAACGACTCGGCCGGGATCCCCTGGAAGTCCTTCTCCATGCGCGGCAGCAGGAAGGTGCCGTTGCTGTCGGCCGCGACGTCGGTCCAGTTGCCGTCGACCATCACGCGCACCTGGGTGTCCGGGTGCTTGACGTCGCCCGGGAACTTCACGGTCAGGCGGGTGACGAGGTCGGAGGTGAACGCGATGCCCTCGTGCCGGTACCAGAGCATGAGCTGCTTGCAGCGGGTCTCGTCGTTCGTGCCGTCGCAGGAGCCGTTGTTCTCGAAGTGGGTGGACAGCGTGGCCGCCGGGCCCTTCGCCGGGGTCGCCTTGAAGCCGATGGCGGCGTCGCCGCCCGGCGCCAGCTCCTTGGCCAGGGTCTTGGCGCGCAGCTCGAACATGTTGCTGTTGATCGGGAAGCTCTTGCCGAGACCGACGGTGACCTTCCACTTCAGCTTGCCGCCCGCCGGGACCTCGAAGCCCGCGGAGGCGTCCTTGCCGGCCGGGTAGAACAGGCCCTGCCAGCCGCCGTCCTGGTCGCCGATGAAGGACGCGGTGTCCGGCGCGTTGACCTCGTCCACCTTGAAGACGACGTCGTTCTTCTTGAGCGCGATCGGGCTGCCGAGGTTGCCGAGGAGCCAGGGGTGGAACGGGGCGGCCTTGTCGCTCGGGTTCGTGACCGTGAGGTCGAAGCTCTCGGTCGCACCGCCGCGGGTCAGCGGGCCGCTTGGGATGGGGGCGCCCAGCTCGATCCGCAGCGCGGGCTTGCCGCCTTCGGCGGGCGCGGCGTAGGCCGACAGCGGCGTCAGGGCCGTACCGGCGACGGCGGCGACGGCGGCGGTGGCGGTGGCGGCCGCGGTGCGGAGGGAACGGCGGGTGGTGACGGCGGCGGAGATGCGAGCGGACATGGTGGACTCCCCCCAAGGAATCAGCAAGGGCGTGCGGCGGAGGGCGGCAGGCCGGGCGACAGGGCAAAGCGACGGGTCGAACGAGAAGGTGTGTCGCTCTCGGCCGGTGTTTTCGTTCTTCCCCCGGGCTGCTGCGATGTGCTTATCCTCGCCCACCGACGATCTTGGAACGATCCTCTCTGTGTCACCGGACCGCAACAGCGGAAAGCGCCCTCGTAACGCCGTGACCAGGCATGACGAAGGGGTGGGGCGCGTCGCGCCCCACCCCTTCGACCGCTTCGCAGCGGGTCCTACAGGAACGAGTTGATCTCGATCGTCTCGGTCCGGCCGGGGCCGACGCCGATCGCGGAGATCGGGGCGCCCGACATCTCCTCCAGGGCCTTCACGTAGGCCTGGGCGTTCTTCGGGAGGTCCGAGAACGTCTTGGCCTTGGTGATGTCCTCGGACCAGCCGGGCAGGTTTTCGTAGATCGGCTTCGCGTGGTGGAAGTCCGTCTGCGAGTACGGGAGCTCCTCGACGCGCTTGCCGTCGATCTCGTACGCGACGCAGACCGGGATCTGCTCCCAGCCGGTCAGCACGTCCAGCTTGGTGAGGAAGAAGTCCGTCAGGCCGTTCACGCGGGTCGCGTAGCGGGCGATCGGGGCGTCGAACCAGCCGCAGCGGCGGTCACGGCCGGTGGTGACACCGCGCTCGCCACCGATGCGGCGCAGGTCCTCGCCGTCCTGGTCGAACAGCTCGGTCGGGAACGGGCCCGCGCCGACGCGCGTGGTGTAGGCCTTGAGGATGCCGATGACGCGGCTGATCTTCGTCGGACCGACGCCCGTACCGGTGCAGGCGCCGCCCGCGGTCGGGTTCGAGGACGTGACGAAGGGGTACGTGCCGTGGTCGACGTCGAGCAGCGTGCCCTGGCCGCCCTCGAAGAGCACGACCTTGTCCTCGTCGAGCGCGTTGTTGAGGATCAGGGTGGTGTCGGCGACGTAGCCCTTGATCTGGTCCGCGTACTGGAGCATCTCCTCCACGATCGCGCCGGCCTCGATGGCCCGGCGGTTGTAGAGCTTCGCGAGGAGCTGGTTCTTGCCCTCCAGCGCCGCTTCGACCTTCTGGGTGAGGATCGACTCGTCGTACAGGTCCTGGACGCGGATACCGATGCGGTTGATCTTGTCCGCGTAGGTCGGGCCGATGCCGCGACCGGTGGTGCCGATCTTGCGCTTGCCGAGGAAACGCTCGCCGACCTTGTCCAACGTCACGTTGTACGGCGTAATGAGGTGCGCGTTACCGCTGATGAGCAGCTTGGAGGTGTCGATTCCGCGTTCGTTGAGCCCGCGGAGCTCCGACAGCAGTACGGCCGGGTCGACCACGACACCGTTGCCGATGACCGGGGTGCATCCGGGGGAGAGGATGCCGGAAGGGAGAAGGTGCAGTGCGTACTTCTGGTCGCCTACGACAACCGTGTGGCCGGCGTTGTTGCCGCCCTGGTAGCGCACTACATAGTCAACGGATCCACCGAGCAGGTCGGTGGCCTTTCCCTTGCCCTCGTCACCCCACTGAGCTCCGAGCAGCACAAGAGCGGGCACAGGCGTACACCTCTTCCGGATGGGGCATGTCCAAGGTCAGGGGGCGTACGACGATGTACACCGCAGGCTGAGCCGTCGGACCGGTACCCCGGAATAGACGAAGGCCCTGGCGCAATAGCGCAAGGGCCTCTTGCACAAAGATGCTACCCGAGGAAGGACCGAGGTGTCGGCTCCAGAGCCCACCATGAGCCATGCGGGCGCGCCGGTCGGCGGCCTGCTCGTGCTCGTCGACCCGGTCGCCCGCCGTTTGGACGGCGAGTCTGTGCGGATCG
This genomic window contains:
- a CDS encoding S9 family peptidase, whose amino-acid sequence is MTDPADPAVERDAAEAASAFSHPPVRPDASAAYGEHPDQVVDFYAPRGETTHELGSAPLVVVLHGGAWRAPYDRQHVTPFADFLARRGFAVANVEYRRGSSLPHQGGEGPVAGRWPETFDDVAAAMDALPGLAGSALPQADVRRVVVTGHSAGGHLALWAAARHVLPADAPAGWRLPSPPQLRGVVALAPIADFAVAEDLGVCGGASAQLLGGKEYFAGRLPYADPAALLPTGIATALVQGRDDIVVPEQVAESYVAAAAQAGELVGLTLLDGVGHFPLIDPAADACAVVSEEISQLAW
- a CDS encoding polysaccharide deacetylase family protein; the encoded protein is MHSNPLTRRAALLGLTALLASTAAPSAAAAAGELDGEEVRRIPTDRRVAALTFNAAWNEDGLADVLATLRGRRAPATFFVTGEFAEAHPQALRDITAAGHGIGNHSHTHPHFRDITLREAEQEMDRADRAIRTGSGAAPAPFFRFPYSEVTEQGIAAANARGWTNVEFTLDTKGYLGTEGGMTVKEAVSRVADTLTPGQIVQMHVGTQNTGADVIDALALPDIIALLHSEGYEITDLRTALPGPGR
- a CDS encoding adenylosuccinate synthase, with protein sequence MPALVLLGAQWGDEGKGKATDLLGGSVDYVVRYQGGNNAGHTVVVGDQKYALHLLPSGILSPGCTPVIGNGVVVDPAVLLSELRGLNERGIDTSKLLISGNAHLITPYNVTLDKVGERFLGKRKIGTTGRGIGPTYADKINRIGIRVQDLYDESILTQKVEAALEGKNQLLAKLYNRRAIEAGAIVEEMLQYADQIKGYVADTTLILNNALDEDKVVLFEGGQGTLLDVDHGTYPFVTSSNPTAGGACTGTGVGPTKISRVIGILKAYTTRVGAGPFPTELFDQDGEDLRRIGGERGVTTGRDRRCGWFDAPIARYATRVNGLTDFFLTKLDVLTGWEQIPVCVAYEIDGKRVEELPYSQTDFHHAKPIYENLPGWSEDITKAKTFSDLPKNAQAYVKALEEMSGAPISAIGVGPGRTETIEINSFL
- a CDS encoding MarR family winged helix-turn-helix transcriptional regulator, with amino-acid sequence MHYSERLLAHIKQAERITQAAKEAAVREAGITAAQQAALAVLSDNPGINAAELARRLSVTPQTMNSLLGRLESRGLIARNPHPIHGTLIEIRMTERGREVFAEADALVAKLDARLAEGLSEAESAAVRDLLARIVRNAESQP
- a CDS encoding heme-binding protein translates to MTVRVRPALSNELARAIVDAALAAARETDLLFSVAVVDESGHLSAFARMDGSGLMTIQIAQDKAYTAAAFGLSTTDWHEFAENDPQLSVGARTGIDRLVTFGGGLPIVVEGRLVGGIGVSGGHWSDDVKIAEAGLAVIPA
- a CDS encoding LPXTG cell wall anchor domain-containing protein, whose translation is MSARISAAVTTRRSLRTAAATATAAVAAVAGTALTPLSAYAAPAEGGKPALRIELGAPIPSGPLTRGGATESFDLTVTNPSDKAAPFHPWLLGNLGSPIALKKNDVVFKVDEVNAPDTASFIGDQDGGWQGLFYPAGKDASAGFEVPAGGKLKWKVTVGLGKSFPINSNMFELRAKTLAKELAPGGDAAIGFKATPAKGPAATLSTHFENNGSCDGTNDETRCKQLMLWYRHEGIAFTSDLVTRLTVKFPGDVKHPDTQVRVMVDGNWTDVAADSNGTFLLPRMEKDFQGIPAESFALQVKLGPKTQVTQPTLVTLQADVALAENRSKTFSTTATDFKLAPAKQAATKPEQSKPAKPAGSNTQTSQTSSQTGSGSSAASSSPAAAPAGGTTQASGSLAHTGSDSNSGLYAGLAAVLVALGGAAAWLGTRRRGGVRA
- a CDS encoding helix-turn-helix transcriptional regulator, producing the protein MAKAANKVSAGGVARLVSHLVRAFRERERLTQKELGAMIGYSAAAISALETGAQPPSDDMLVKLEAVIGDGMGVFELARELLLLEKYPVRFRQFSQLEATAFAISSYETHVVDGLFQTEDYARALIRGGYPPVSEAKVEELVEARMVRKALFDRDPMAMIELILDESVLLRPFGSWEIHRGQLRSLVKDAQRVNVTVQVLPLERGLKGSYAGDRGAMKLVETKDHDHVVYMEIEDESILVSNRATVSGLAHRYAKIRAQALSPDESLGLIERLAGEPK
- a CDS encoding DUF397 domain-containing protein: MSTSTLRWFKSSYSDSGGADCVEVAYDWHKSSHSDSGGGNCVEVASCPHAVHVRDSKALGPTFAVAPTAWADFAGWAAHA
- the kynU gene encoding kynureninase, which codes for MSDAPALQQQAADLDATDDLAKLRDRFTLPDGLVYLDGNSLGALPEGVAAATADVVHRQWGELLIRSWDESAWWTAPERIGDKLSPLIGAAPGQTVVGDSTSVNLFKALVGAARLAPPGRTRMLVDANTFPTDGYIAASAARMTGLHVVPVDPSVAAEAMGEDTAVVLLNHVDYRTGRLHDLPALTRAAHATGAISVWDLCHSAGALPVGLDAHQVDLAVGCTYKYLNGGPGSPAYLYIAARHQDAFDSPLPGWNGHADPFAMTSGYTPADGAVRGRVGTPDILSMLALEAALDAWDGVSIEQVRAKSLALTDFFLDCVAAYVPEGKVQAVTPAEHARRGSQVSLRAENAAEIMRELIARGVVGDFRAPDVLRFGFTPLYVGFADVERAARTLGHIFG